In Myxococcota bacterium, a single genomic region encodes these proteins:
- a CDS encoding glycoside hydrolase family 3 N-terminal domain-containing protein, with protein sequence MTEFEAAARRVREGADPRQEARALVDQMSLDEQLACLDGDIAFWPGIIDLSSGGYHTHPWPAVKNTRLGVPGLDFSDGPRGCVIGACTAFPVSMARGASFDPDLERRVGRAIGIELRAQGATFTGAVCLNLLRHPAWGRAQETYGEDPHHVGEMALALTEGLQEHVMACMKHFALNSMENARFQVDIEVDERSLHETYLPHFKRVADGGVASVMSSYNAMNGEWCGENRVLLRDILRDEWGWDGFVITDFAFGLRDAVKSVGAGCNVEMPFRQHRAVHLPGALDSGELASSEVEDRAVETLATFLRFAHVFAAPPPPHRVACAEHRALAREAAAASMVLLRNRGALLPVAPHALSRVAVLGRLAAVPNLGDGGSSNGFPPEVITPLAGLEAALPDAEVVHANADTTITADADLVVVVVGYTKEDEGEFVDPEAMQKLSFLYPPSDHPETGFPPDFVAPPPKPTPDGGMPGFAAGGDRSSLRLRPEDEALIAAACAAHDRVVVAVMAGSAVVMPWLETPAATLLLWYPGMEGGHALADVLLGASEPGGRLPFAVPVRDEDLVPFDKDATAFRYDLLHGQWWLDHQGTAPHLPFGYGLGYTEFAIETCRQQDESVQVTVTNRGARAGSTVVQLYGSVPSSERMRPPKRLLAFRRVALDAGASATVALPLDVAPLDIREGGRWLREDAAVELHIGFDAIATQPLK encoded by the coding sequence ATGACCGAATTCGAAGCCGCCGCCCGGCGGGTCCGGGAGGGCGCCGATCCGCGCCAAGAGGCCCGCGCACTCGTCGACCAGATGTCCCTCGACGAACAGCTCGCGTGTCTCGACGGAGATATCGCCTTCTGGCCCGGGATCATCGATCTCTCGAGCGGCGGGTACCACACCCATCCGTGGCCGGCGGTGAAGAACACGCGGCTCGGCGTACCGGGCCTCGACTTCTCCGATGGTCCGCGTGGCTGCGTGATCGGCGCGTGCACCGCGTTCCCGGTGTCGATGGCGCGGGGCGCGAGCTTCGATCCCGATCTCGAGCGCCGCGTGGGACGGGCGATCGGCATCGAGCTGCGCGCCCAGGGCGCGACCTTCACGGGCGCCGTGTGTCTGAATCTCTTGCGTCACCCCGCGTGGGGACGTGCGCAGGAGACCTACGGCGAGGATCCGCACCACGTCGGCGAGATGGCGCTCGCCCTGACGGAAGGCCTGCAAGAACACGTGATGGCGTGCATGAAGCACTTCGCCTTGAACTCGATGGAGAACGCACGCTTCCAGGTCGATATCGAAGTCGACGAGCGCTCGCTGCACGAGACCTACCTGCCGCACTTCAAACGGGTCGCCGACGGTGGTGTCGCGAGCGTGATGAGCAGCTACAACGCCATGAACGGCGAATGGTGCGGTGAGAATCGAGTGCTCCTGCGCGACATCCTGCGCGACGAGTGGGGCTGGGACGGTTTCGTGATCACCGACTTCGCGTTCGGCCTGCGCGATGCGGTGAAGTCGGTCGGTGCGGGCTGCAATGTCGAGATGCCCTTCCGCCAGCATCGGGCCGTCCACCTCCCGGGCGCGCTCGACTCGGGCGAGCTGGCCTCGAGCGAGGTGGAGGACCGGGCCGTCGAGACGCTGGCGACCTTCCTGCGCTTCGCCCACGTCTTCGCCGCGCCACCGCCGCCGCATCGGGTGGCCTGCGCCGAACACCGGGCGTTGGCCCGCGAAGCCGCGGCCGCTTCGATGGTGCTGCTGCGCAACCGCGGGGCGCTCTTGCCGGTCGCGCCGCATGCCCTGTCTCGTGTCGCCGTCCTCGGCCGGTTGGCAGCGGTCCCCAACCTGGGCGACGGCGGCAGCAGCAACGGCTTTCCGCCCGAGGTGATCACGCCGCTCGCGGGCCTGGAGGCCGCGCTGCCCGATGCCGAGGTCGTCCATGCGAACGCGGACACCACGATCACGGCGGACGCGGATCTGGTGGTGGTCGTCGTCGGCTACACGAAGGAGGACGAGGGAGAGTTCGTCGACCCAGAGGCGATGCAGAAGCTCTCGTTCCTCTACCCGCCCTCGGACCACCCCGAGACGGGGTTCCCGCCCGACTTCGTCGCGCCGCCTCCGAAGCCGACGCCCGACGGCGGCATGCCCGGCTTCGCCGCCGGGGGCGATCGCAGCTCACTGCGGCTGCGTCCCGAGGACGAGGCCCTGATCGCGGCCGCCTGTGCGGCCCACGACCGCGTGGTCGTCGCGGTGATGGCCGGCAGCGCGGTGGTGATGCCCTGGCTCGAGACGCCGGCGGCGACGCTCCTGCTCTGGTACCCGGGGATGGAAGGCGGCCATGCCCTGGCCGACGTGCTGCTGGGTGCGTCCGAGCCCGGCGGGCGACTTCCCTTCGCGGTCCCGGTGCGCGACGAAGACCTGGTGCCCTTCGACAAGGACGCGACCGCGTTCCGCTACGACCTCCTCCACGGTCAATGGTGGCTCGACCACCAGGGCACCGCGCCGCACCTGCCCTTCGGCTATGGCCTCGGCTACACCGAATTCGCGATCGAGACCTGCAGACAACAGGACGAGTCCGTGCAGGTGACCGTGACGAACCGGGGCGCACGCGCCGGCTCGACGGTGGTGCAGCTCTACGGAAGCGTGCCCAGTTCCGAGCGCATGCGGCCGCCGAAGCGACTGCTCGCCTTCCGGCGGGTGGCGCTCGATGCGGGCGCGAGCGCGACCGTGGCGTTGCCCTTGGACGTGGCCCCTCTGGACATCCGCGAGGGCGGACGCTGGCTGCGCGAAGACGCCGCCGTCGAGCTGCACATCGGCTTCGACGCGATCGCGACCCAGCCCCTGAAGTAG
- a CDS encoding efflux RND transporter permease subunit: MSRVIAWFVHNPVAANLLMFVLLAGGMMALPLINQEEFPSIETDVVRVTVEYTGATPEEIERSICVRIEEEIEGVPNLKRVRSTSVEGVCAVTIEVVAGADVNDALAEVENRVDAIDTFPDEAEKPIVSKLVIRNTVIRAAIHGHTGERTLKLLGQQARDEIAGLPEVSQASLTHTRPYELSIEVSEETLRRHGITLDTIAAAVRRSSLDLPGGSVKTTDGEILLRTKGQAYQGEEFESIVVLTRNDGTSVRLGEIARVIDGFEDVDLSARFAGSPAAIVKVERIGDEDILDIAGAVKEWTVGFRERLPEGVEITLFNDASADLEVRLDALVGNARSGLFLVVAILALFLRFRLAMWVAAGVPISFLGAIMMFPSLDLSISTLTVMAFILVIGILVDDAIVIGESVYTREATAKNQTEAAILGTQEVYVPVIFGVMTTVAAFLPLVLAPGNMGRFFSVIGVTATICLFFSLIESQLILPCHLAHRRTESSAGEPNRFVARWMRFQGFMGNWLEQFAKERYGSALHRALEYRYVTAALALGLMIVTAALFSSGRMRYQFFPDVQGNDVFASLTLPQGTPLETARAAAKGLEDSAVEVAAGFESEYPDDPNPIVHMVSSIGEKLDRDGPGSFAVRSGGSHIIEVGLQLTTTTLRSFDAVEFANRWRTRAGAFPDQVELVFTSNAFSAGDAIGIELRGGSVATRTQAAAELRGRLASYKGVVDIADSFRGGKQEVQLALFPEARPLGLTLQDLARQVRQSFYGEEAQRIQRGQDDIKVMIRYPENERQSLGSLEEMRIRTGDGVEVPFAAVADAQLDRGFATIQRTDGQRVVTVTADVDRGVTTPERVLASVLKEMPSLLAGYPGVSYRLSGEQEENASALAGLLRGAVLALLLIYALLAIPLQSYSQPFVIMSVIPFGAVGAILGHLIMGWDLVFFSVLGIMALSGVVVNASLVLVHSVNRRRAEGLHTEDAVRSAGIARFRPIVLTCMTTFIGLVPLMFEAAPPAIPLIPMAISLGYGVLMSAVVTLFLVPAGYLILEDLTGSREESPAETLEDVRPLPVSARAIAD, from the coding sequence ATGAGCCGGGTCATCGCCTGGTTCGTCCACAACCCGGTCGCCGCCAACCTCCTGATGTTCGTGCTCCTGGCCGGGGGCATGATGGCGCTCCCCCTGATCAACCAGGAGGAGTTTCCGAGCATCGAGACCGACGTGGTGCGGGTGACCGTCGAGTACACCGGCGCCACCCCCGAGGAGATCGAGCGCTCGATCTGCGTGCGGATCGAGGAAGAGATCGAAGGCGTTCCGAACCTCAAACGCGTGCGTTCGACCTCGGTCGAGGGCGTCTGCGCCGTCACGATCGAGGTGGTCGCCGGCGCCGACGTAAACGACGCGTTGGCGGAGGTCGAGAACCGGGTCGATGCCATCGACACCTTCCCGGACGAAGCCGAAAAGCCGATCGTCTCGAAGCTGGTGATCCGCAACACGGTGATCCGCGCGGCCATCCACGGCCACACCGGCGAGCGCACGCTCAAGCTCCTCGGGCAGCAGGCCCGCGACGAGATTGCCGGGCTGCCCGAGGTCTCCCAGGCGAGTCTGACCCATACCCGGCCCTACGAGCTCTCGATCGAGGTTTCCGAGGAGACGCTGCGCCGCCACGGCATCACCCTCGACACGATCGCCGCGGCGGTGCGCCGCTCCTCCCTCGACCTGCCCGGTGGTTCGGTCAAGACGACCGATGGTGAGATCCTGCTGCGCACGAAGGGGCAGGCCTACCAGGGCGAAGAGTTCGAGTCGATCGTGGTGCTGACGCGCAACGACGGGACGAGCGTTCGCCTCGGCGAGATCGCCCGCGTGATCGACGGCTTCGAAGACGTCGACCTCTCGGCCCGCTTCGCGGGCTCGCCGGCCGCCATCGTGAAGGTCGAGCGCATCGGCGACGAGGACATCCTCGACATCGCCGGAGCCGTCAAAGAGTGGACCGTGGGCTTCCGCGAGCGGCTGCCCGAGGGCGTGGAGATCACCCTCTTCAATGACGCTTCCGCGGATCTGGAGGTCCGACTCGACGCCCTGGTGGGCAATGCGCGTTCGGGACTCTTCCTCGTCGTCGCGATCCTGGCGCTGTTCCTGCGCTTCCGGCTCGCCATGTGGGTCGCTGCCGGCGTCCCGATCTCGTTCCTCGGCGCGATCATGATGTTCCCGAGCCTCGACCTCTCGATCAGCACGCTGACGGTGATGGCCTTCATCCTGGTGATCGGGATCCTCGTCGACGACGCCATCGTGATCGGCGAGAGCGTCTACACCCGGGAGGCCACCGCGAAGAACCAGACCGAAGCCGCGATCCTCGGGACCCAGGAGGTCTACGTCCCCGTGATCTTCGGGGTGATGACCACCGTCGCGGCGTTCCTGCCCCTGGTGCTCGCGCCGGGAAACATGGGCCGGTTCTTCAGCGTGATCGGCGTGACGGCTACGATCTGTCTCTTCTTCTCGCTGATCGAATCCCAGCTGATCCTGCCGTGTCACCTCGCGCACCGCCGGACCGAGTCGAGCGCCGGTGAGCCCAACCGCTTCGTCGCGCGTTGGATGCGCTTTCAGGGCTTCATGGGCAACTGGCTCGAGCAGTTCGCCAAGGAACGCTACGGCAGCGCGCTCCACCGTGCGCTCGAGTACCGCTACGTCACCGCGGCGCTCGCGTTGGGCCTGATGATCGTCACGGCCGCCCTCTTCTCCAGTGGCCGCATGCGGTACCAGTTCTTCCCCGACGTCCAGGGGAACGACGTCTTCGCCTCACTGACGCTCCCGCAGGGGACGCCACTCGAAACCGCGCGGGCCGCCGCGAAGGGGCTCGAAGACAGCGCGGTCGAAGTCGCGGCCGGCTTCGAGTCCGAGTATCCCGACGATCCCAACCCCATCGTCCACATGGTCTCCTCGATCGGCGAGAAGCTGGACCGCGACGGCCCCGGCAGCTTCGCCGTGCGCAGCGGGGGGTCCCACATCATCGAGGTGGGCCTGCAGCTGACCACCACGACCCTCCGGTCGTTCGACGCCGTCGAGTTCGCCAACCGCTGGAGGACCCGCGCCGGCGCCTTCCCCGACCAGGTGGAGCTCGTGTTCACCAGCAACGCTTTCTCCGCGGGAGACGCGATCGGGATCGAGCTGCGCGGCGGCAGCGTCGCGACGCGCACCCAGGCCGCGGCCGAGCTCCGGGGTCGACTCGCTTCGTACAAGGGCGTCGTGGACATCGCCGATTCGTTCCGCGGCGGCAAACAAGAGGTGCAGCTCGCCCTCTTCCCCGAGGCGCGCCCCCTCGGCCTGACCCTGCAGGACCTCGCCCGTCAGGTGCGCCAGTCGTTCTACGGCGAGGAAGCCCAGCGGATCCAGCGCGGCCAGGACGACATCAAGGTGATGATCCGCTACCCGGAGAACGAGCGACAGTCCCTCGGCTCCCTCGAAGAGATGCGGATCCGTACGGGAGACGGCGTCGAGGTGCCGTTCGCGGCGGTGGCCGATGCGCAACTCGACCGGGGCTTCGCCACGATCCAGCGCACCGACGGCCAGCGCGTGGTCACCGTCACCGCCGACGTCGATCGCGGCGTCACGACGCCCGAACGTGTCCTCGCCAGCGTCCTCAAGGAGATGCCGTCGTTGCTCGCGGGCTATCCCGGCGTGTCCTACCGCCTCTCGGGTGAACAGGAAGAGAACGCGAGCGCCCTGGCCGGGCTGCTGCGCGGGGCGGTCCTCGCGCTGCTGCTGATCTACGCGCTGCTCGCGATCCCGCTCCAGTCCTACAGCCAGCCCTTCGTGATCATGAGCGTGATCCCCTTCGGCGCCGTGGGCGCGATCCTCGGCCACCTGATCATGGGCTGGGATCTCGTGTTCTTCTCGGTGCTCGGCATCATGGCGCTCTCGGGCGTGGTGGTGAACGCGAGCCTCGTGCTCGTCCACTCGGTAAACCGCCGCCGCGCCGAAGGACTCCACACCGAAGACGCGGTACGCAGCGCCGGGATCGCGCGCTTCCGCCCGATCGTGCTGACCTGCATGACGACCTTCATCGGCCTGGTGCCATTGATGTTCGAAGCGGCACCGCCGGCGATCCCGCTGATCCCGATGGCGATCTCGCTCGGCTACGGCGTGCTGATGTCCGCCGTCGTCACGCTCTTCCTGGTGCCCGCGGGCTACCTGATCCTCGAGGACCTGACCGGAAGTCGAGAGGAGAGCCCGGCCGAAACCCTCGAAGACGTGCGTCCCCTGCCTGTCTCGGCGCGGGCGATCGCCGACTGA